A window of the Labeo rohita strain BAU-BD-2019 chromosome 1, IGBB_LRoh.1.0, whole genome shotgun sequence genome harbors these coding sequences:
- the asb5b gene encoding ankyrin repeat and SOCS box protein 5b isoform X2, protein MPEVPCREPEYSDNTPKKRKREDVDDFSEKKKSRWGILISQGSWADRSPLHEAACQGRLLALKTLLSQGYSANIITIDHVTPLHEACLGDHVACARALIEAGANVNATTIDGVTPLFNACSAGSVTCTEVLLEHGAKPQAEACQPSPIHEASSKGRAACIESLISWGADVDYDIPHLGTPLYIACVSQQLQCTQKLLDGGANVQKGRFLDTPLHAAAQKDCPEIIRLLLDFGANINVRNLELQRPVETAPPSSAAEALLLLYEATPRSLCQLCRLSIRNYMGRSRLHLIPHLKLPTLLKSFLQYR, encoded by the exons ATGCCCGAAGTTCCCTGCAGAGAACCCGAGTACTCAGATAATACTCCAAAGAAAAGAAAGCGAGAGGACGTCGACGATTTTTCCGAGAAAAAGAAATCGCGCTGGGGTATTTTGATTAGTCAAG GTTCATGGGCTGATCGTTCTCCACTCCATGAAGCTGCGTGTCAGGGTCGGCTTTTGGCACTTAAGACTCTTCTCTCACAG GGTTACAGTGCAAATATCATCACCATTGATCATGTGACTCCACTGCATGAAGCTTGCCTGGGAGATCATGTGGCTTGTGCCAGGGCTCTCATAGAAGCCGGTGCCAAT GTAAATGCCACAACCATTGACGGCGTGACCCCGCTGTTTAACGCCTGCTCAGCAGGAAGTGTCACCTGCACAGAGGTGCTCTTGGAACACGGAGCAAAACCACAGGCAGAAGCTTGTCAGCCTTCACCCATTCACGAGGCCTCCAGCAAAG GCCGGGCAGCATGTATAGAGTCTCTCATCTCGTGGGGAGCAGATGTAGATTATGACATCCCTCATCTAGGAACACCTCTCTACATTGCCTGTGTCTCCCAGCAGCTCCAGTGTACACAGAAACTTCTGGACGGAG GAGCAAATGTGCAGAAAGGCCGTTTCCTCGACACACCACTGCACGCTGCGGCACAGAAGGACTGTCCAGAAATCATCAGATTGCTACTAGACTTTGGCGCTAACATCAACGTTCGCAACCTGGAGCTGCAAAGGCCGGTGGAGACAGCACCACCCAGCAGTGCAGCAGAGGCTCTGCTTCTTCTTTATGAGG CCACGCCGCGGTCTCTGTGCCAGCTGTGTAGACTGAGTATCCGAAACTACATGGGCCGATCCAGACTGCATCTGATTCCTCACCTCAAACTGCCTACTCTGCTTAAGAGTTTCCTCCAGTACAGATAG
- the spcs3 gene encoding signal peptidase complex subunit 3: protein MNTVLSRANSLFAFSLSVMAALTFGCFITTAFKDRSVPVDIHVSKVMIKNVDDFTGPRERSDLGFVTFDISANLQPIFDWNVKELFLYLTAEYATKSNALNQVVLWDKIVLRGDNTKLNLKDVKSKYFFFDDGNGLRANKNITLTLSWNVVPNAGILPLVMGSGHKSLAFPETYETAKSY from the exons ATGAATACGGTATTGTCGAGGGCGAACTCGCTCTTTGCCTTTTCACTCAGTGTGATGGCAGCTCTCACCTTCGGATGCTTTATTACCACAGCCTTCAAAGACAGAAGCGTACCGGTGGATATACACGTATCCAAAGTCATGAT TAAAAATGTAGATGACTTCACAGGACCACGAGAGAGGAGTGACTTGGGCTTTGTGACATTTGACATTTCTGCTAAT CTGCAGCCAATATTTGATTGGAATGTAAAGGAGCTCTTTCTCTACCTGACTGCTGAATATGCAACCAAAAGCAAC GCACTAAACCAGGTGGTGCTATGGGACAAGATTGTCTTGAGAGGTGACAACACCAAACTAAACCTGAAGGATGTTAAATCCAAGTACTTCTTCTTTGATGATGGGAATGGTCTAAG GGCGAATAAGAACATCACTCTCACTCTCTCATGGAATGTGGTACCAAATGCTGGAATCCTGCCATTGGTCATGGGATCAGGACACAAGAGTCTGGCCTTCCCTGAAACATACGAAACAGCAAAGAGCTACTGA
- the asb5b gene encoding ankyrin repeat and SOCS box protein 5b isoform X1 codes for MTGILEERPFGSQYTNVYLSIFVLFCFKLFVKISLNILTHFYVVKGNRKEAARIAAEFYDFGQGHSSWADRSPLHEAACQGRLLALKTLLSQGYSANIITIDHVTPLHEACLGDHVACARALIEAGANVNATTIDGVTPLFNACSAGSVTCTEVLLEHGAKPQAEACQPSPIHEASSKGRAACIESLISWGADVDYDIPHLGTPLYIACVSQQLQCTQKLLDGGANVQKGRFLDTPLHAAAQKDCPEIIRLLLDFGANINVRNLELQRPVETAPPSSAAEALLLLYEATPRSLCQLCRLSIRNYMGRSRLHLIPHLKLPTLLKSFLQYR; via the exons ATGACTGGGATTTTGGAGGAGCGGCCTTTCGGCTCGCAGTATACCAACGTCTATCTCTcgatttttgtccttttttgctTTAAACTTTTTGTCAAGATCAGCTTAAACATCCTGACCCACTTCTATGTGGTTAAAGGAAACCGTAAGGAGGCAGCCCGGATCGCAGCCGAGTTCTACGATTTTGGCCAAGGGCACA GTTCATGGGCTGATCGTTCTCCACTCCATGAAGCTGCGTGTCAGGGTCGGCTTTTGGCACTTAAGACTCTTCTCTCACAG GGTTACAGTGCAAATATCATCACCATTGATCATGTGACTCCACTGCATGAAGCTTGCCTGGGAGATCATGTGGCTTGTGCCAGGGCTCTCATAGAAGCCGGTGCCAAT GTAAATGCCACAACCATTGACGGCGTGACCCCGCTGTTTAACGCCTGCTCAGCAGGAAGTGTCACCTGCACAGAGGTGCTCTTGGAACACGGAGCAAAACCACAGGCAGAAGCTTGTCAGCCTTCACCCATTCACGAGGCCTCCAGCAAAG GCCGGGCAGCATGTATAGAGTCTCTCATCTCGTGGGGAGCAGATGTAGATTATGACATCCCTCATCTAGGAACACCTCTCTACATTGCCTGTGTCTCCCAGCAGCTCCAGTGTACACAGAAACTTCTGGACGGAG GAGCAAATGTGCAGAAAGGCCGTTTCCTCGACACACCACTGCACGCTGCGGCACAGAAGGACTGTCCAGAAATCATCAGATTGCTACTAGACTTTGGCGCTAACATCAACGTTCGCAACCTGGAGCTGCAAAGGCCGGTGGAGACAGCACCACCCAGCAGTGCAGCAGAGGCTCTGCTTCTTCTTTATGAGG CCACGCCGCGGTCTCTGTGCCAGCTGTGTAGACTGAGTATCCGAAACTACATGGGCCGATCCAGACTGCATCTGATTCCTCACCTCAAACTGCCTACTCTGCTTAAGAGTTTCCTCCAGTACAGATAG
- the asb5b gene encoding ankyrin repeat and SOCS box protein 5b isoform X3, with product MAYSYQWLDVPWGDGDLGSWADRSPLHEAACQGRLLALKTLLSQGYSANIITIDHVTPLHEACLGDHVACARALIEAGANVNATTIDGVTPLFNACSAGSVTCTEVLLEHGAKPQAEACQPSPIHEASSKGRAACIESLISWGADVDYDIPHLGTPLYIACVSQQLQCTQKLLDGGANVQKGRFLDTPLHAAAQKDCPEIIRLLLDFGANINVRNLELQRPVETAPPSSAAEALLLLYEATPRSLCQLCRLSIRNYMGRSRLHLIPHLKLPTLLKSFLQYR from the exons ATGGCGTATTCGTATCAGTGGCTAGATGTGCCGTGGGGTGACGGAGACTTGG GTTCATGGGCTGATCGTTCTCCACTCCATGAAGCTGCGTGTCAGGGTCGGCTTTTGGCACTTAAGACTCTTCTCTCACAG GGTTACAGTGCAAATATCATCACCATTGATCATGTGACTCCACTGCATGAAGCTTGCCTGGGAGATCATGTGGCTTGTGCCAGGGCTCTCATAGAAGCCGGTGCCAAT GTAAATGCCACAACCATTGACGGCGTGACCCCGCTGTTTAACGCCTGCTCAGCAGGAAGTGTCACCTGCACAGAGGTGCTCTTGGAACACGGAGCAAAACCACAGGCAGAAGCTTGTCAGCCTTCACCCATTCACGAGGCCTCCAGCAAAG GCCGGGCAGCATGTATAGAGTCTCTCATCTCGTGGGGAGCAGATGTAGATTATGACATCCCTCATCTAGGAACACCTCTCTACATTGCCTGTGTCTCCCAGCAGCTCCAGTGTACACAGAAACTTCTGGACGGAG GAGCAAATGTGCAGAAAGGCCGTTTCCTCGACACACCACTGCACGCTGCGGCACAGAAGGACTGTCCAGAAATCATCAGATTGCTACTAGACTTTGGCGCTAACATCAACGTTCGCAACCTGGAGCTGCAAAGGCCGGTGGAGACAGCACCACCCAGCAGTGCAGCAGAGGCTCTGCTTCTTCTTTATGAGG CCACGCCGCGGTCTCTGTGCCAGCTGTGTAGACTGAGTATCCGAAACTACATGGGCCGATCCAGACTGCATCTGATTCCTCACCTCAAACTGCCTACTCTGCTTAAGAGTTTCCTCCAGTACAGATAG